One segment of Coffea arabica cultivar ET-39 chromosome 7c, Coffea Arabica ET-39 HiFi, whole genome shotgun sequence DNA contains the following:
- the LOC113699357 gene encoding uncharacterized protein isoform X3, which translates to MMVLTLQHPSHPSMAALPNTSTNSRLIAFTTPKNYAERLSHVIQLKGWCPIWCPTVIVETTPHTISSIQFYLSNPNAINNSQNHPNLEQFSGIAFTSRTGIKAFSEALTNIHSPPLAPHGETFTISTLGKDSELLDESFINKLCENPRRIKVLVPPISTPTSLAESLGLGQGRKVLCPVPSVLGLEEPPVVPNFLAHLARMGWTAVRVNGYETRWAGPTCAEEVARRTDEECGLDGLVFTSTAEVEGLLKSLKELGLNWEMMRMRCPSMLVAAHGPVTASGAERLGVGIDVAISFQTFIHS; encoded by the exons ATGATGGTCCTGACTCTGCAGCATCCTTCTCATCCATCAATGGCAGCACTCCCCAACACCAGCACCAACAGCCGTCTTATTGCCTTCACCACCCCAAAAAATTATGCAGAAAGGCTCTCCCACGTTATCCAACTCAAGGGCTGGTGTCCCATCTGGTGCCCCACTGTCATTGTTGAAACCACCCCACACACCATCTCCTCCATCCAATTCTACCTCTCCAATCCAAATGCCATCAACAATTCCCAGAATCATCCCAACCTCGAACAATTCTCAGGTATAGCTTTCACATCAAGAACTGGAATCAAAGCTTTCTCAGAAGCCTTAACCAACATCCACTCACCCCCACTTGCCCCACATGGTGAAACCTTCACAATTTCAACTCTAGGCAAAGACTCAGAGCTGCTAGATGAATCTTTTATTAATAAACTTTGTGAAAATCCCCGTAGAATTAAGGTCTTGGTTCCTCCAATTTCAACACCAACAAGTCTAGCCGAATCACTGGGATTAGGCCAGGGAAGAAAGGTGTTATGCCCAGTTCCATCTGTACTAGGCCTGGAGGAACCACCTGTTGTGCCTAATTTCCTTGCTCATCTAGCTAGAATGGGATGGACTGCGGTTAGAGTTAACGGTTATGAGACCCGGTGGGCGGGGCCCACGTGTGCTGAGGAGGTAGCGCGGAGGACTGATGAGGAATGTGGGTTGGATGGCCTTGTGTTTACTAGTACTGCAGAGGTTGAAGGGCTTTTGAAGAGCTTGAAAGAGTTGGGGTTGAATTGGGAGATGATGAGGATGAGGTGTCCAAGCATGTTGGTGGCAGCTCATGGTCCAGTTACAGCTTCTGGTGCCGAGAGATTGGGAGTTGGCATAGATGTG GCGATCtcattccaaacattcatacactCCTGA
- the LOC113699357 gene encoding uncharacterized protein isoform X2, with translation MMVLTLQHPSHPSMAALPNTSTNSRLIAFTTPKNYAERLSHVIQLKGWCPIWCPTVIVETTPHTISSIQFYLSNPNAINNSQNHPNLEQFSGIAFTSRTGIKAFSEALTNIHSPPLAPHGETFTISTLGKDSELLDESFINKLCENPRRIKVLVPPISTPTSLAESLGLGQGRKVLCPVPSVLGLEEPPVVPNFLAHLARMGWTAVRVNGYETRWAGPTCAEEVARRTDEECGLDGLVFTSTAEVEGLLKSLKELGLNWEMMRMRCPSMLVAAHGPVTASGAERLGVGIDVSPIPGNFSRTATGSITCVCCVANV, from the exons ATGATGGTCCTGACTCTGCAGCATCCTTCTCATCCATCAATGGCAGCACTCCCCAACACCAGCACCAACAGCCGTCTTATTGCCTTCACCACCCCAAAAAATTATGCAGAAAGGCTCTCCCACGTTATCCAACTCAAGGGCTGGTGTCCCATCTGGTGCCCCACTGTCATTGTTGAAACCACCCCACACACCATCTCCTCCATCCAATTCTACCTCTCCAATCCAAATGCCATCAACAATTCCCAGAATCATCCCAACCTCGAACAATTCTCAGGTATAGCTTTCACATCAAGAACTGGAATCAAAGCTTTCTCAGAAGCCTTAACCAACATCCACTCACCCCCACTTGCCCCACATGGTGAAACCTTCACAATTTCAACTCTAGGCAAAGACTCAGAGCTGCTAGATGAATCTTTTATTAATAAACTTTGTGAAAATCCCCGTAGAATTAAGGTCTTGGTTCCTCCAATTTCAACACCAACAAGTCTAGCCGAATCACTGGGATTAGGCCAGGGAAGAAAGGTGTTATGCCCAGTTCCATCTGTACTAGGCCTGGAGGAACCACCTGTTGTGCCTAATTTCCTTGCTCATCTAGCTAGAATGGGATGGACTGCGGTTAGAGTTAACGGTTATGAGACCCGGTGGGCGGGGCCCACGTGTGCTGAGGAGGTAGCGCGGAGGACTGATGAGGAATGTGGGTTGGATGGCCTTGTGTTTACTAGTACTGCAGAGGTTGAAGGGCTTTTGAAGAGCTTGAAAGAGTTGGGGTTGAATTGGGAGATGATGAGGATGAGGTGTCCAAGCATGTTGGTGGCAGCTCATGGTCCAGTTACAGCTTCTGGTGCCGAGAGATTGGGAGTTGGCATAGATGTG TCTCCTATTCCAGGAAACTTTTCAAGAACAGCAACTGGATCGATCACATGTGTCTGTTGTGTTGCAAATGTTTAG
- the LOC113699357 gene encoding uncharacterized protein isoform X4 gives MMVLTLQHPSHPSMAALPNTSTNSRLIAFTTPKNYAERLSHVIQLKGWCPIWCPTVIVETTPHTISSIQFYLSNPNAINNSQNHPNLEQFSGIAFTSRTGIKAFSEALTNIHSPPLAPHGETFTISTLGKDSELLDESFINKLCENPRRIKVLVPPISTPTSLAESLGLGQGRKVLCPVPSVLGLEEPPVVPNFLAHLARMGWTAVRVNGYETRWAGPTCAEEVARRTDEECGLDGLVFTSTAEVEGLLKSLKELGLNWEMMRMRCPSMLVAAHGPVTASGAERLGVGIDVLLSNTGTK, from the exons ATGATGGTCCTGACTCTGCAGCATCCTTCTCATCCATCAATGGCAGCACTCCCCAACACCAGCACCAACAGCCGTCTTATTGCCTTCACCACCCCAAAAAATTATGCAGAAAGGCTCTCCCACGTTATCCAACTCAAGGGCTGGTGTCCCATCTGGTGCCCCACTGTCATTGTTGAAACCACCCCACACACCATCTCCTCCATCCAATTCTACCTCTCCAATCCAAATGCCATCAACAATTCCCAGAATCATCCCAACCTCGAACAATTCTCAGGTATAGCTTTCACATCAAGAACTGGAATCAAAGCTTTCTCAGAAGCCTTAACCAACATCCACTCACCCCCACTTGCCCCACATGGTGAAACCTTCACAATTTCAACTCTAGGCAAAGACTCAGAGCTGCTAGATGAATCTTTTATTAATAAACTTTGTGAAAATCCCCGTAGAATTAAGGTCTTGGTTCCTCCAATTTCAACACCAACAAGTCTAGCCGAATCACTGGGATTAGGCCAGGGAAGAAAGGTGTTATGCCCAGTTCCATCTGTACTAGGCCTGGAGGAACCACCTGTTGTGCCTAATTTCCTTGCTCATCTAGCTAGAATGGGATGGACTGCGGTTAGAGTTAACGGTTATGAGACCCGGTGGGCGGGGCCCACGTGTGCTGAGGAGGTAGCGCGGAGGACTGATGAGGAATGTGGGTTGGATGGCCTTGTGTTTACTAGTACTGCAGAGGTTGAAGGGCTTTTGAAGAGCTTGAAAGAGTTGGGGTTGAATTGGGAGATGATGAGGATGAGGTGTCCAAGCATGTTGGTGGCAGCTCATGGTCCAGTTACAGCTTCTGGTGCCGAGAGATTGGGAGTTGGCATAGATGTG CTCTTGTCAAATACTGGCACCAAATGA
- the LOC113699357 gene encoding uncharacterized protein isoform X5, producing the protein MMVLTLQHPSHPSMAALPNTSTNSRLIAFTTPKNYAERLSHVIQLKGWCPIWCPTVIVETTPHTISSIQFYLSNPNAINNSQNHPNLEQFSGIAFTSRTGIKAFSEALTNIHSPPLAPHGETFTISTLGKDSELLDESFINKLCENPRRIKVLVPPISTPTSLAESLGLGQGRKVLCPVPSVLGLEEPPVVPNFLAHLARMGWTAVRVNGYETRWAGPTCAEEVARRTDEECGLDGLVFTSTAEVEGLLKSLKELGLNWEMMRMRCPSMLVAAHGPVTASGAERLGVGIDVV; encoded by the exons ATGATGGTCCTGACTCTGCAGCATCCTTCTCATCCATCAATGGCAGCACTCCCCAACACCAGCACCAACAGCCGTCTTATTGCCTTCACCACCCCAAAAAATTATGCAGAAAGGCTCTCCCACGTTATCCAACTCAAGGGCTGGTGTCCCATCTGGTGCCCCACTGTCATTGTTGAAACCACCCCACACACCATCTCCTCCATCCAATTCTACCTCTCCAATCCAAATGCCATCAACAATTCCCAGAATCATCCCAACCTCGAACAATTCTCAGGTATAGCTTTCACATCAAGAACTGGAATCAAAGCTTTCTCAGAAGCCTTAACCAACATCCACTCACCCCCACTTGCCCCACATGGTGAAACCTTCACAATTTCAACTCTAGGCAAAGACTCAGAGCTGCTAGATGAATCTTTTATTAATAAACTTTGTGAAAATCCCCGTAGAATTAAGGTCTTGGTTCCTCCAATTTCAACACCAACAAGTCTAGCCGAATCACTGGGATTAGGCCAGGGAAGAAAGGTGTTATGCCCAGTTCCATCTGTACTAGGCCTGGAGGAACCACCTGTTGTGCCTAATTTCCTTGCTCATCTAGCTAGAATGGGATGGACTGCGGTTAGAGTTAACGGTTATGAGACCCGGTGGGCGGGGCCCACGTGTGCTGAGGAGGTAGCGCGGAGGACTGATGAGGAATGTGGGTTGGATGGCCTTGTGTTTACTAGTACTGCAGAGGTTGAAGGGCTTTTGAAGAGCTTGAAAGAGTTGGGGTTGAATTGGGAGATGATGAGGATGAGGTGTCCAAGCATGTTGGTGGCAGCTCATGGTCCAGTTACAGCTTCTGGTGCCGAGAGATTGGGAGTTGGCATAGATGTG GTCTGA
- the LOC113699357 gene encoding uncharacterized protein isoform X1, whose protein sequence is MMVLTLQHPSHPSMAALPNTSTNSRLIAFTTPKNYAERLSHVIQLKGWCPIWCPTVIVETTPHTISSIQFYLSNPNAINNSQNHPNLEQFSGIAFTSRTGIKAFSEALTNIHSPPLAPHGETFTISTLGKDSELLDESFINKLCENPRRIKVLVPPISTPTSLAESLGLGQGRKVLCPVPSVLGLEEPPVVPNFLAHLARMGWTAVRVNGYETRWAGPTCAEEVARRTDEECGLDGLVFTSTAEVEGLLKSLKELGLNWEMMRMRCPSMLVAAHGPVTASGAERLGVGIDVVSSRFDSFDGVVDALAYRWKSLDCC, encoded by the coding sequence ATGATGGTCCTGACTCTGCAGCATCCTTCTCATCCATCAATGGCAGCACTCCCCAACACCAGCACCAACAGCCGTCTTATTGCCTTCACCACCCCAAAAAATTATGCAGAAAGGCTCTCCCACGTTATCCAACTCAAGGGCTGGTGTCCCATCTGGTGCCCCACTGTCATTGTTGAAACCACCCCACACACCATCTCCTCCATCCAATTCTACCTCTCCAATCCAAATGCCATCAACAATTCCCAGAATCATCCCAACCTCGAACAATTCTCAGGTATAGCTTTCACATCAAGAACTGGAATCAAAGCTTTCTCAGAAGCCTTAACCAACATCCACTCACCCCCACTTGCCCCACATGGTGAAACCTTCACAATTTCAACTCTAGGCAAAGACTCAGAGCTGCTAGATGAATCTTTTATTAATAAACTTTGTGAAAATCCCCGTAGAATTAAGGTCTTGGTTCCTCCAATTTCAACACCAACAAGTCTAGCCGAATCACTGGGATTAGGCCAGGGAAGAAAGGTGTTATGCCCAGTTCCATCTGTACTAGGCCTGGAGGAACCACCTGTTGTGCCTAATTTCCTTGCTCATCTAGCTAGAATGGGATGGACTGCGGTTAGAGTTAACGGTTATGAGACCCGGTGGGCGGGGCCCACGTGTGCTGAGGAGGTAGCGCGGAGGACTGATGAGGAATGTGGGTTGGATGGCCTTGTGTTTACTAGTACTGCAGAGGTTGAAGGGCTTTTGAAGAGCTTGAAAGAGTTGGGGTTGAATTGGGAGATGATGAGGATGAGGTGTCCAAGCATGTTGGTGGCAGCTCATGGTCCAGTTACAGCTTCTGGTGCCGAGAGATTGGGAGTTGGCATAGATGTGGTGAGTTCTagatttgatagttttgatgGTGTTGTTGATGCACTTGCTTATAGGTGGAAATCATTGGATTGCTGTTAA
- the LOC113699359 gene encoding N-acylphosphatidylethanolamine synthase-like isoform X1, whose product MVGRKMEWAARGNHLRGIPRKAIFMAVGAFAKAVANLLNTTTVHNAETLIHLVRSRPPGVPLLTVSNHMSTLDDPIMWGFKGFPITDARIGRWVLAAEDICFKNTVLSYFFRLGKCIPITRGGGIYQEHMNEALDRLRDGAWLHTFPEGKVCQEEAPIRRLKWGTASLIARAPVTPIVLPIVHHGLQKVMPENYMFGRRPLLPLWNRNINTVIGEPIEFDLPKLKQTALYRSKDSSHSGARWPILKPCGLDEAAQRWLYTSISERIRTVMERLQSLGKLKC is encoded by the exons ATGGTGGGGAGGAAGATGGAATGGGCGGCGAGAGGGAACCACCTAAGAGGGATACCAAGAAAAGCTATTTTCATGGCGGTCGGAGCTTTTGCAAAAGCGGTAGCCAATTTGCTCAACACCACCACCGTCCATAATGCCGAGACCCTCATTCACCTTGTCCGATCCCGCCCTCCTGGCGTCCCTCTCCTCACCGTCAGCAATCACATGTCCAC GTTGGATGACCCCATCATGTGGGGTTTCAAAGGTTTCCCCATTACTGATGCAAGAATTGGACGCTGGGTACTAGCAGCTGAAGATATATGCTTTAAAAATACGGTGCTGTCATATTTTTTCCGACTTG GGAAATGCATACCTATAACAAGAGGAGGAGGAATCTATCAGGAACATATGAATGAAGCTCTTGATCGCTTGAGGGATGGAGCTTGG TTACATACATTTCCAGAAGGCAAAGTGTGTCAAGAAGAAGCACCAATAAGAAGATTAAAATGGGGAACTGCCAGTCTCATTGCTCGTGCTCCTGTAACTCCAATAGTTCTGCCAATTGTTCATCATGGTTTGCAAAAG GTGATGCCTGAAAATTATATGTTTGGAAGAAGACCTCTTTTACCGTTATGGAATAGGAATATCAACACTGTCATTGGTGAGCCAATAGAATTTGACTTGCCTAAGCTGAAGCAGACGGCATTGTATCGGTCTAAGGATTCAAGTCATTCTGGTGCCAGGTGGCCTATTCTGAAACCGTGTGGACTGGATGAGGCAGCACAAAGATGGCTTTACACATCCATATCAGAGCGAATTCGGACTGTGATGGAGAGATTGCAAAGTTTGGGAAAGTTGAAGTGCTGA
- the LOC113699359 gene encoding N-acylphosphatidylethanolamine synthase-like isoform X5 yields MWGFKGFPITDARIGRWVLAAEDICFKNTVLSYFFRLGKCIPITRGGGIYQEHMNEALDRLRDGAWLHTFPEGKVCQEEAPIRRLKWGTASLIARAPVTPIVLPIVHHGLQKVMPENYMFGRRPLLPLWNRNINTVIGEPIEFDLPKLKQTALYRSKDSSHSGARWPILKPCGLDEAAQRWLYTSISERIRTVMERLQSLGKLKC; encoded by the exons ATGTGGGGTTTCAAAGGTTTCCCCATTACTGATGCAAGAATTGGACGCTGGGTACTAGCAGCTGAAGATATATGCTTTAAAAATACGGTGCTGTCATATTTTTTCCGACTTG GGAAATGCATACCTATAACAAGAGGAGGAGGAATCTATCAGGAACATATGAATGAAGCTCTTGATCGCTTGAGGGATGGAGCTTGG TTACATACATTTCCAGAAGGCAAAGTGTGTCAAGAAGAAGCACCAATAAGAAGATTAAAATGGGGAACTGCCAGTCTCATTGCTCGTGCTCCTGTAACTCCAATAGTTCTGCCAATTGTTCATCATGGTTTGCAAAAG GTGATGCCTGAAAATTATATGTTTGGAAGAAGACCTCTTTTACCGTTATGGAATAGGAATATCAACACTGTCATTGGTGAGCCAATAGAATTTGACTTGCCTAAGCTGAAGCAGACGGCATTGTATCGGTCTAAGGATTCAAGTCATTCTGGTGCCAGGTGGCCTATTCTGAAACCGTGTGGACTGGATGAGGCAGCACAAAGATGGCTTTACACATCCATATCAGAGCGAATTCGGACTGTGATGGAGAGATTGCAAAGTTTGGGAAAGTTGAAGTGCTGA
- the LOC113699359 gene encoding N-acylphosphatidylethanolamine synthase-like isoform X2: MPRPSFTLSDPALLASLSSPSAITCPRQLDDPIMWGFKGFPITDARIGRWVLAAEDICFKNTVLSYFFRLGKCIPITRGGGIYQEHMNEALDRLRDGAWLHTFPEGKVCQEEAPIRRLKWGTASLIARAPVTPIVLPIVHHGLQKVMPENYMFGRRPLLPLWNRNINTVIGEPIEFDLPKLKQTALYRSKDSSHSGARWPILKPCGLDEAAQRWLYTSISERIRTVMERLQSLGKLKC, encoded by the exons ATGCCGAGACCCTCATTCACCTTGTCCGATCCCGCCCTCCTGGCGTCCCTCTCCTCACCGTCAGCAATCACATGTCCACGTCA GTTGGATGACCCCATCATGTGGGGTTTCAAAGGTTTCCCCATTACTGATGCAAGAATTGGACGCTGGGTACTAGCAGCTGAAGATATATGCTTTAAAAATACGGTGCTGTCATATTTTTTCCGACTTG GGAAATGCATACCTATAACAAGAGGAGGAGGAATCTATCAGGAACATATGAATGAAGCTCTTGATCGCTTGAGGGATGGAGCTTGG TTACATACATTTCCAGAAGGCAAAGTGTGTCAAGAAGAAGCACCAATAAGAAGATTAAAATGGGGAACTGCCAGTCTCATTGCTCGTGCTCCTGTAACTCCAATAGTTCTGCCAATTGTTCATCATGGTTTGCAAAAG GTGATGCCTGAAAATTATATGTTTGGAAGAAGACCTCTTTTACCGTTATGGAATAGGAATATCAACACTGTCATTGGTGAGCCAATAGAATTTGACTTGCCTAAGCTGAAGCAGACGGCATTGTATCGGTCTAAGGATTCAAGTCATTCTGGTGCCAGGTGGCCTATTCTGAAACCGTGTGGACTGGATGAGGCAGCACAAAGATGGCTTTACACATCCATATCAGAGCGAATTCGGACTGTGATGGAGAGATTGCAAAGTTTGGGAAAGTTGAAGTGCTGA
- the LOC113699359 gene encoding N-acylphosphatidylethanolamine synthase-like isoform X3, protein MVGRKMEWAARGNHLRGIPRKAIFMAVGAFAKAVANLLNTTTVHNAETLIHLVRSRPPGVPLLTVSNHMSTLDDPIMWGFKGFPITDARIGRWVLAAEDICFKNTVLSYFFRLGKCIPITRGGGIYQEHMNEALDRLRDGAWVMPENYMFGRRPLLPLWNRNINTVIGEPIEFDLPKLKQTALYRSKDSSHSGARWPILKPCGLDEAAQRWLYTSISERIRTVMERLQSLGKLKC, encoded by the exons ATGGTGGGGAGGAAGATGGAATGGGCGGCGAGAGGGAACCACCTAAGAGGGATACCAAGAAAAGCTATTTTCATGGCGGTCGGAGCTTTTGCAAAAGCGGTAGCCAATTTGCTCAACACCACCACCGTCCATAATGCCGAGACCCTCATTCACCTTGTCCGATCCCGCCCTCCTGGCGTCCCTCTCCTCACCGTCAGCAATCACATGTCCAC GTTGGATGACCCCATCATGTGGGGTTTCAAAGGTTTCCCCATTACTGATGCAAGAATTGGACGCTGGGTACTAGCAGCTGAAGATATATGCTTTAAAAATACGGTGCTGTCATATTTTTTCCGACTTG GGAAATGCATACCTATAACAAGAGGAGGAGGAATCTATCAGGAACATATGAATGAAGCTCTTGATCGCTTGAGGGATGGAGCTTGG GTGATGCCTGAAAATTATATGTTTGGAAGAAGACCTCTTTTACCGTTATGGAATAGGAATATCAACACTGTCATTGGTGAGCCAATAGAATTTGACTTGCCTAAGCTGAAGCAGACGGCATTGTATCGGTCTAAGGATTCAAGTCATTCTGGTGCCAGGTGGCCTATTCTGAAACCGTGTGGACTGGATGAGGCAGCACAAAGATGGCTTTACACATCCATATCAGAGCGAATTCGGACTGTGATGGAGAGATTGCAAAGTTTGGGAAAGTTGAAGTGCTGA
- the LOC113699359 gene encoding N-acylphosphatidylethanolamine synthase-like isoform X4 yields the protein MVGRKMEWAARGNHLRGIPRKAIFMAVGAFAKAVANLLNTTTVHNAETLIHLVRSRPPGVPLLTVSNHMSTLDDPIMWGFKGFPITDARIGRWVLAAEDICFKNTVLSYFFRLGKCIPITRGGGIYQEHMNEALDRLRDGAWLHTFPEGKVCQEEAPIRRLKWGTASLIARAPVTPIVLPIVHHGLQKVILGVMKMLFECLEYLPLPSVQFR from the exons ATGGTGGGGAGGAAGATGGAATGGGCGGCGAGAGGGAACCACCTAAGAGGGATACCAAGAAAAGCTATTTTCATGGCGGTCGGAGCTTTTGCAAAAGCGGTAGCCAATTTGCTCAACACCACCACCGTCCATAATGCCGAGACCCTCATTCACCTTGTCCGATCCCGCCCTCCTGGCGTCCCTCTCCTCACCGTCAGCAATCACATGTCCAC GTTGGATGACCCCATCATGTGGGGTTTCAAAGGTTTCCCCATTACTGATGCAAGAATTGGACGCTGGGTACTAGCAGCTGAAGATATATGCTTTAAAAATACGGTGCTGTCATATTTTTTCCGACTTG GGAAATGCATACCTATAACAAGAGGAGGAGGAATCTATCAGGAACATATGAATGAAGCTCTTGATCGCTTGAGGGATGGAGCTTGG TTACATACATTTCCAGAAGGCAAAGTGTGTCAAGAAGAAGCACCAATAAGAAGATTAAAATGGGGAACTGCCAGTCTCATTGCTCGTGCTCCTGTAACTCCAATAGTTCTGCCAATTGTTCATCATGGTTTGCAAAAGGTCATTCTTGGTGTTATGAAAATGTTGTTTGAATGTCTTGAATATCTTCCTTTGCCATCTGTGCAATTTAG GTGA